A genomic segment from Syntrophotalea acetylenivorans encodes:
- a CDS encoding (2Fe-2S)-binding protein: MTDKLICHCIGVTEDKIVQAIREGSHTLKSIRESTKACTGNRCKELNPKGRCCSDDIIAIIRREIGNDKDTNFCGKK, translated from the coding sequence ATGACGGATAAACTAATTTGTCACTGTATCGGGGTTACTGAGGACAAAATTGTTCAGGCCATTCGAGAGGGCTCTCATACCCTTAAATCGATTCGGGAATCGACCAAGGCATGTACCGGGAACCGGTGCAAAGAGCTGAACCCCAAAGGGCGATGCTGTTCCGATGATATCATTGCGATCATTAGGCGGGAAATCGGAAATGATAAGGACACGAATTTCTGTGGCAAAAAGTAA
- a CDS encoding cation:proton antiporter, giving the protein MTELVFLQDMLILLALALANAWLFSRLKQSPIIGYLATGMLVGPYGFHLIKGLHEVEVLAEIGVILLLFTIGLEFPFARILRLRRLMLIGGTAQVALSIPLIWAACRFLGLSNGAAWALGMALALSSTAIVLKLLIEQGEMDTIHGRVSLAILLVQDLCVVFFLVLLPFLSEGAGQFSWLAIVNAIGLMGGLSLFVRYLLKPLLRGVLRTSSPELFRLTLLTLVLGTAWVTSLAGFSLALGAFLAGLFLAESDYSHQAMADILPFRDTFLAIFFVSMGMLVDVRMLAHSWHLVLGFLLVLSLLKIGTAGVAALFARCPLRVSLAAGLILFQVGEFSFVLLKQASSLGLVDPQPYQLALSVIAMSMVVTPLLVPRAPALAATIANLLGHKGGKMEAETLERTANLEGHVIIVGYGLSGRNVGGILHEMQIPHLFIELNSESVRNGRRDGEFIVYGDATAPPVLEELGIKRARALVLAVNDPGALSRAIRAGRELNPDLYILARTRYRAELDYLRDLGADEVIPDELEASLQLSSYLLRRFGIAEGRILQHLTQLRRAHYSQLRSPRQGASTEAPTLSVLEGGQVEYQAVPGDSPCLGRTLAEMAFRSRTGAMVLGVLRRERTLYNVSPDFQLEQGDTLILLGNDEEIQRVRQLLHGICSWEKTCE; this is encoded by the coding sequence ATGACGGAACTTGTTTTCCTTCAAGACATGCTGATTCTGCTGGCCCTGGCTCTGGCCAATGCCTGGCTGTTCAGCCGCCTCAAACAGTCGCCGATCATCGGCTACCTGGCCACCGGTATGCTGGTCGGTCCTTACGGATTTCATCTGATAAAAGGGCTCCATGAAGTCGAAGTATTGGCTGAGATCGGGGTTATCCTGCTGCTGTTCACCATCGGCCTTGAATTTCCTTTTGCCCGAATCCTGCGACTGCGACGACTGATGCTGATCGGCGGCACCGCTCAGGTGGCACTCAGCATTCCGTTGATCTGGGCCGCCTGCCGCTTCCTGGGGCTGAGCAACGGGGCCGCCTGGGCTCTGGGTATGGCTCTGGCCCTCTCCTCCACAGCCATCGTTCTCAAGCTGCTGATCGAACAGGGGGAGATGGACACCATCCATGGCCGGGTGTCTCTGGCGATACTGCTGGTTCAGGATCTATGCGTGGTATTCTTTCTGGTACTGTTGCCCTTCTTGAGCGAGGGAGCCGGACAATTCTCCTGGCTTGCAATCGTTAATGCCATCGGCCTCATGGGGGGACTTTCCCTGTTTGTCCGCTACCTGCTCAAACCGCTGCTGCGGGGGGTACTGCGAACCAGTTCTCCGGAACTGTTTCGACTGACCCTGCTAACCCTGGTGCTCGGCACCGCCTGGGTTACCTCTCTGGCCGGATTTTCCCTGGCCCTGGGCGCATTTCTGGCCGGATTGTTCCTGGCTGAGTCGGACTATTCCCATCAGGCAATGGCCGACATTCTGCCCTTTCGCGATACCTTTCTGGCGATATTCTTCGTTTCCATGGGCATGTTGGTCGACGTTCGAATGCTGGCTCACTCCTGGCATCTGGTCCTCGGTTTTCTGCTGGTTCTCTCCTTGCTCAAGATCGGCACCGCCGGTGTTGCCGCCCTGTTCGCCCGCTGCCCGCTTCGGGTTTCTCTGGCCGCCGGCCTCATCCTGTTTCAGGTTGGTGAGTTCTCCTTCGTACTGCTCAAGCAGGCTTCCAGCCTGGGCCTGGTAGATCCCCAACCCTACCAACTGGCCCTGTCGGTAATCGCTATGTCGATGGTCGTCACCCCTCTGTTAGTGCCTCGCGCACCGGCTCTGGCGGCAACAATCGCTAACCTGCTGGGGCATAAAGGCGGCAAGATGGAGGCCGAAACCCTGGAACGTACCGCCAACCTTGAGGGGCACGTGATTATCGTCGGTTACGGCCTGTCAGGGCGCAACGTCGGTGGAATATTGCACGAGATGCAGATTCCCCATCTTTTTATCGAACTGAACAGCGAGTCTGTAAGAAACGGCCGTCGGGATGGAGAATTCATCGTCTACGGCGATGCCACCGCGCCGCCGGTACTCGAAGAACTGGGAATCAAACGAGCTAGGGCCCTGGTGCTGGCCGTCAACGATCCCGGAGCCCTGAGCCGAGCCATCCGCGCCGGTCGCGAACTCAACCCCGACCTCTACATTTTAGCCCGCACCCGCTACCGGGCCGAGCTGGATTATCTGCGAGATCTGGGCGCTGACGAGGTGATCCCCGACGAACTGGAAGCCAGCTTACAACTGTCAAGCTACCTGTTGCGACGCTTCGGCATCGCTGAAGGACGAATTCTGCAGCACCTGACCCAGTTGCGACGCGCCCACTACAGCCAATTGCGCTCCCCCCGGCAAGGAGCATCCACCGAGGCACCAACACTCTCGGTCCTCGAAGGTGGACAAGTGGAGTACCAGGCGGTACCTGGCGATTCCCCTTGCCTCGGCCGGACTCTGGCCGAGATGGCCTTTCGCAGCCGCACCGGGGCCATGGTCCTGGGAGTATTGCGCCGCGAAAGGACTCTCTACAACGTATCGCCAGACTTTCAATTGGAGCAGGGGGACACCCTTATTCTGCTCGGCAACGACGAGGAGATTCAGCGGGTCCGCCAACTGCTGCATGGCATCTGCTCTTGGGAGAAGACCTGTGAATGA
- the thiC gene encoding phosphomethylpyrimidine synthase ThiC, which translates to MTQLELARQGIVSDKMQQAAEAAGIDAEILRQRIAEGTAIVCHNNRHTNGLPLAVGKGLPTRVNANIGTSKDDTSIDKELEKARVAVAAGADAIMDLSTGGPIDEIRHAIIAETQACIGSVPLYQAACDTVVKKGKAIVDMSVDEIFDGIKKHLDDGVDFITVHCGVTRATVERMDNEGRIMEVVSRGGSFTVAWMAHNDAENPLFEHYDRLLELVKPYDATLSLGDGFRPGCLADATDRAQIHELIILGELTQRAWDAGIQVMIEGPGHVPLNQIEANIQLQKRLCHGAPFYVLGPLVTDIAPGYDHITCAIGGAIAASAGADFLCYVTPSEHLCLPNVKDVHEGVMATRVAAHAADIVKGLPGAMEKDIAMSKARKALDWETQYCLAIDPELARKRRGESGVDEEHGACTMCGEFCAYKVMDERKK; encoded by the coding sequence GGCCATCGTCTGCCATAACAACAGGCACACCAACGGCCTGCCGCTGGCCGTGGGCAAGGGCCTGCCAACCCGGGTCAATGCCAATATCGGTACCAGCAAGGACGACACCAGCATCGACAAGGAACTGGAAAAAGCCCGAGTCGCGGTAGCTGCCGGGGCCGACGCCATCATGGACCTGTCCACCGGCGGACCCATTGATGAAATCCGCCACGCCATCATCGCCGAGACCCAGGCCTGCATCGGCAGTGTGCCCCTCTATCAGGCCGCCTGCGACACGGTGGTAAAAAAAGGCAAGGCCATTGTCGATATGAGCGTCGATGAAATCTTTGACGGCATCAAGAAACATCTCGATGACGGCGTCGATTTCATCACCGTGCACTGCGGCGTAACCCGCGCCACCGTCGAGCGTATGGACAACGAAGGCCGGATCATGGAGGTAGTCTCCAGAGGCGGTTCTTTCACCGTAGCCTGGATGGCCCACAACGATGCTGAAAACCCCCTTTTCGAACACTACGACCGCCTGCTGGAACTGGTTAAGCCCTACGACGCCACCCTGTCCCTCGGCGATGGTTTCCGTCCCGGATGTCTGGCCGACGCCACCGACCGGGCACAGATCCACGAACTGATCATCCTTGGTGAGCTCACCCAGCGCGCCTGGGACGCCGGCATCCAGGTCATGATCGAAGGCCCCGGTCACGTGCCCCTTAACCAGATCGAGGCCAACATCCAGCTGCAAAAACGGCTCTGCCACGGCGCGCCCTTCTACGTACTCGGCCCGCTGGTCACCGATATCGCCCCCGGTTACGATCACATCACCTGTGCCATCGGTGGCGCCATTGCCGCCAGCGCCGGGGCCGACTTCCTTTGCTACGTCACCCCCAGCGAGCACCTCTGTCTGCCCAACGTCAAAGATGTGCACGAAGGTGTGATGGCCACCCGCGTCGCCGCCCACGCCGCCGACATCGTCAAAGGCCTGCCCGGAGCCATGGAAAAAGATATCGCCATGAGCAAAGCGCGCAAGGCCCTCGACTGGGAAACCCAATACTGCCTGGCCATAGACCCGGAACTTGCCCGAAAGAGACGGGGCGAATCGGGGGTCGACGAGGAACACGGCGCCTGCACCATGTGCGGCGAGTTCTGTGCCTATAAGGTGATGGACGAAAGAAAGAAATAG